GAAGTATTGGCTGATCCCGTAGAGCGAGGCCAAGGCCCCCGCGGCCAAGGCCAGATGCAGGAAGTCTAGGACCCGTCCCCGTCGGCAAAGCCAGAAAGCCGCGGCCAGGCCGGAGGCCCAGACCAGAGCCCCGTAGGGATCCCACACATGGAGCCACGGATCGGCGGACGGGCTGCTGGGCCCGCGCATCTGCGGGAACCCCACCCACAGGAAACCCCACAGGACGACGAAGGCGGACCACCAGCCCAAAGCCACGCCCTTGCGGTCCGGCCGCCCGCCGTCGTCCCAAGGCAGCGCGGCGGACAGGTAGTAGGGGAGCATCGCGTTGCAGACCAGGAAGAGCGCGCTGCGTGAACCTTCGCTGACCATGGCGGGGCGGAAGAAGGCGGCGTGCCCGACATAAGCGACGGCCCAGCTCGCGGCGCAGGCGGCCAAGGTCGCCAGCCAGGGCCCGTCTAGAGGAGAGCGGGGGACGCGGATGCCTCCGGGCGCCCAGGCCCCGCGCACGAGATAGGCGCCTCCCGCCGCGGCCAGAGCGGCATTGAGCAGGCAGATCTGGGTGATGTACGGATTGCGGGTCAGGTTGGTGAAGAACAGCAGCGGCGAGACGAAGTGAGCGACGACGAGGCAGAGGATGAAAGAAACGGTCATGTAAACATGAAGAAATCTAGCCGGGGATGGGGCTCGAACCCACAACCTATCGCTTACGAAGCGATTGCTCTACCGTTGAGCTACCCCGGCGCGACAGGGATTCTACCACATTATCGCGTTCAAAGTGGAAACTGCCGACCCCTTTTAAAGTATAATCTTAAAACATGATTAGAAAGATGATTCCCGAGTGGATGGTCCCTCGGGGCGGGACGTTCCGCAAACCCAAGGACTGGGCGGACAATCTCAAGCCGGACCCCGCGGCCGCCCCCGCGCATCCTGAGATCCCCCACGACCTGCGCCAGGCCATCCGGAAAGCCCAAGAAGCGGTCTTGCGTCTCCAGGACAAGGAAGAGGGCTATTGGTGCGCGGATCTCAAGGCCGACACCACCATCGATTCCGACACCATCATGCTGTACAACTTCCTGGGCCGCGGGACCTCGGTCAAGATCCGCAAGCTCGCCGCCCACATCCTCAAAGAGCAGCTCCCCTGTGGAGGCTGGCCTATCTATCGCAACGGCCCGGCCGACATCTCGGCCACTGTGAAGGCCTACTGGGCCCTCAAGTTCGCGGGTTTCTCCGCCACGGACGAGCGCCTCGCCAAGGCCCGACGCCGCATCCGGGAGCTCGGCGGCATCCACAAGGTCAACACCTACACCAAGTTCTACATGGCCATCTTCGGGCAGTACGACTGGCGCGGCGTGCCCACCATCCCGCCGGAGCTGATGCTGTTCCCGAAATGGTTCTATTTCAACATCTACGAGATGTCCTCCTGGACCCGGGCCATCGTGGTCCCCCTGTCCATCGTCTGGTCCTACCAGCCCGCCATCCCTTGCCCGCCCCACGCGGCGCTGGGCGAGCTGTTCCCTGATTCCCGGCGCCACATCCCCCTCAAGGACGCGGTGGGGGCGCACAGCTTCCTCTCCTGGACCACCTTCTTCCTCCTCTGGGACCAGGGGTTGAAGGCCATGGAGGGACGGGGCGGGCACTGGATCCGGATCTGGGCACTGCGCCTGGCCGAGGATTGGATGCTGGAGCGGCTGCAGGACTCCGACGGCCTGGGCGCCATATACCCCGGCATCGTCAACACCATCATGGCCATGAAGTGCCTGGGCTATCCGGACACCGACCCGCGCCTGGTCGAGCAGCTCGAGGAGCTCGACCGCCTGGAGCTGCCTCAAGAGGGCGGCGAGTCGACCGAGTGGCAGCCCTGCCGCTCACCGGTCTGGGACACGGCCATCTCCGTCATCGCCCTGGCCGAGTCCGGCATGGAGCGCGGCCACCCGGCTCTGGTGCGCGCCGCCGACTGGCTCATGAGCAAGGAGATCAAGACCGCCGGCGACTGGAAGGTGACCAACCCGGCCGGCCCGGTCGGCGGCTGGGCCTTCGAGTTCAACAACGCGTTCTATCCCGACATCGACGACTCCGCCATGGTCATGCTGGCCCTGCGCCACGTCCATCTCGACGAGCACACGGCCCATCGGCGGGAGAAGTCCTGCCTGCGCGGGCTCAACTGGCTGCTCTCCATGCAGTCCAAGGACGGCGGCTGGGCCGCCTTCGACAAGGACAACAACAAGGTCATCCTGACCAAGATCCCGTTCTCCGACCACAACGCCATGATCGACCCGCCCTGGGCCGACATCACCGGCCGGGTGCTCGAGTTCCTGGGCTACATCGGTTACGACCAGAGCTACCCGGCCGTGGCCCGGGCCGTGCGCTTCCTGCGCGAGGAGCAGGAAGAGGACGGCTCCTGGTTCGGCCGCTGGGGGGTCAACTACATCTACGGGACCTGGCAGGTCCTGCGGGGCCTGGCGGCCATCGACGAGGACATGAGCCTGCCCTACGTGCGCCGGGCCGTGGACTGGCTCCGCTCCGTGCAGCTGCCGGACGGCGGCTGGGGCGAGACCTGCGCCACCTACGAGGATCCCTCCCTGAAGGGCAAAGGCCCAGCCACGCCCTCCCAGACCGCCTGGGCCATCATGGGTCTTATGGCCGCCGGGATCTATGACGACTCCGTGAGCCGGGGCGTCGAGTACCTGGTGCGCACGCAGAGGACGGATGGGACCTGGGACGAGACCGAGTACACGGGGACGGGCTTCCCCAAGGTCTTCTATTTGGAATACACGATGTACCGCAATTATTTCCCCATCCACGCCCTCGGAGTCTACCAATCGGCCCTGGGAGAGGCGCTCTGCGAGGACGACGAGACGGCTCCGGCCGGAGCCGAGGTCCGCTAGCCGGCGATGCCCTCCCCTTTGGCGCTGCAGTTGGCGGTGTTCCGCTACATCCTGGGCCGAAAGCTCAAGGGCGATAAGCGCTTCCCCCTGGTGCTCATGCTCGAGCCGCTTTTCGCCTGCAACCTTGAGTGCGCGGGCTGCGGCAAGGTCCAGTTCCCCGCGGAGGTCCTCAAGAAGCGCCTGACCCCGGAGGAGTGCTGGGAAGCGGCCGGGGAGTGCGGCGCGCCCGTGATCTCCGTGGCGGGCGGCGAGCCCCTCATACACCCGCAGATCGACGAGATCGTGAGGGGTCTCGTGGAGCGCGGCAAGTACGTGTTCCTGTGCACCAACGCCTTGCTGCTGGAAAAGAATCTGCACCGCTTCAAGCCCTCCGCCCACCTCATCCTCTCCGTGCACCTCGACGGCCGCGAGCCGGTGCACGACCGCATCGTGTGCCGCGAGGGCGTGCACAAGACCGCGGTCTCGGCCATCAAGGCGGCCAAGGCCGCGGGCTTCCGGGTGATGACCAACTCCACCATCTTCCAGGGCCAGGACCCGGCCGAGTTCCGGCTCTTCTGCGAGGAGCTCGCGGGCCTGGGCACGGACGGCATCATGATCGCGCCCGGCTTCGCCTACTCCAAGGCCAAGGGCCAGGAGATGTTCCTCAAGAAGGAGCAGACCCGGACCTGGTTCCGCGAGGCCCTGAAGGACTGGCGCAAGATGGGCTGGGACTTCAACCACAGCCCCTTCTACCTGGACTTCCTCGAGGGCAAGCGCGAGTACGACTGCACGCCCTGGGGCCTGCCCCTGCGCAACGTGTTGGGCTGGCAGAGGCCCTGCTACCTCTTCGAGGAGGGCGGCTACGCCAAGACCTACAAGGAGCTGCTCGAGACCACGCCCTGGGACAAGTACGGCCGGGCCTCGGGCCATCCGGCCTGCGCCCACTGCATGTCGCACGTGGGCTTCGAGCCCTCCTCCGTGGTCGACGCCTTCTCCTCGCCCAAGAGGTTCCTGGAGCTCATCTGGGACTTCGCCACCATCCGCGGGCCGCGCAAGGCGCAGGCCGCCTACCCGCGGTGATGGACAAAGCCTTCCTTACAGGCGGCACCGGCTTCGTGGGCGCCAACCTGGCGCGCCTCCTGCTCGAGCAGGGCTTCGCGGTGAAGGTCCTGGCCCGGCAGGGCTCGGACCGCCGGAACCTCGACGGGCTGCCCGTTGAGTTCGTCAGCGGCGGGCTGCTGGACAAGGACGCCCTGGCCGCGGGCTGCGCCGGGGCGCGCTACGTCTTCCACGTGGCCGCCGACTACCGCATCTGGGTGCCGGACCCGGCCGAGATGCGGCGGGTCAACGTGGACGGCAGCGTCAACGTGGTCCGGGCCGCGGCCGAGGCGGGCGCCGAGCGCATCGTCTACTGCTCCAGCGTGGCCGCGATCATGCCGCCCGACGGCCGGACCGCGGTCGACGAGAGATCCCGCTATCCCGGGGTGGACGCGGTGCCCGGCGACTACAAGAAGTCCAAATATCTCGCGGAACTGGCCGTGCTGGAGCTGGCCGCCAAGGGCGCGCCCGTGGTGGCGGTCAACCCGGCCGCGCCCATCGGTCCCTGGGACCGCAAGCCTACGCCCACCGGGAAGATCCTGGTCGATTTTCTCAACGGCCGCATGCCTTCCTACATCGACACGGGCCTCAACGTGGTGCACGTGCGCGACGTGGCGCTGGGGCACCTGCTCGCGGCCCGCAAGGGCCGGGTGGGCGAGCGCTACATCCTGGGCGGCGAGAACCTCACCTTCAAGGGGATTCTGGACATCCTCTCCGAGGTCTCCGGCCGGCGCGCGCCGCGCTTCAGGACCCCTTACGCCGTGGCCTACGGCTTCGCGGCGGTGGACACGGCCTTCTCGCGCCTGACCGGCTCCGAGCCCCGCGCCCCGCTCGACGCGGTGCGCATGGCGAAGCACTACATGTGGTACGACTCGGGCAAAGCGGTCCGCGAGCTGGGCTACGCCCCGGTCCCGGCGCGCCAGGCCCTGGCCGACGCGGTGGCTTGGTTCAAGGCCAACGGCTACGTGAGGGCCGCGTCGTGAGCGGAATCCTCGTGGCCGCGGCCACGCGCTGGGAGTCGGAGCCCATCCGCAAGGCCCTGCGGGGCTCCCGCCCGGCGCTCGTTCTGCGCACAGGCATGGGTCCGAAAGCCGCGACAGCGGCCCTCTCGCGCCTGGAGACCGAGCCCGCTCTCGTGGTCAGCGCGGGCTTCGCCGGCGCCCTGCAGGCGGACCTGCGCTGCGGGGACCTGGTGGCTTGCCAGCTCACACCCTGCCCGCTGGCTGCCCAGGCCCTGGAGACCTCCGCCGTGGCCCTGGGAATGGTCCCGCGCTTCGGCCGCATCCTGCACTCGGATTTCGTGCTGACCACGCCCGAGCAGAAGCGGGAGGCTGGCGAGCGCACCGGCGCCCTGGCCGTGGACATGGAGTCCTCGGCTATCGCGGAGTGGGCCCAAAAACGCGGCCTGCCGGCTTTGGCCGTGCGCGTGGTCTTCGACGAGTTGGACCGGCCTCTGCCCGCCGCGGGCTGGGCCATGCTCAACCCGTTCTTCTGGCCCCGGCTGGCCGCGTTCTGGCCCGTTCAGCGGCGCGCGGCCGCGGTCCTGGCTTCCGTCATGAGATCCTTCCTGGAGGCGCTGTGAACAGCCTGCTCAACCGGTATCTGGAATCCACCTCGAAGCGCGTCGAAGCGGTCCTCGACCGCCTGCTCAAGGCTAAGTCCGAAGAGCCCGAGTCCATCCGCAAGGCCATGCGCTACTCGCTCTTCGCGGGCGGCAAGCGTCTGCGGCCGGGCCTGGTGGCGGCCGGCGCCGAGTGCTGCGGCGGCCGAGCCGTCCGGGTCCTCAAGCCGGGAGCCGCCCTGGAGATGATCCACACCTATGCCCTCATCCACGACGACCTCCCGGCCATGGACGACGACGACCTGCGCCGCGGCAAGCCCACCAGCCACAAGGTCTTCGGGGAAGCCCTGGCCATCCTCGCCGGCGACGGGCTTCTGACTTTGGCCTTCGAGACCGCGGCCGCCAACGCGCGCGAGTGCCGCCTGTCCGGTCCCGCGACCGCCGAGCTGATCCGGGTCATCGCCGCGGGCGCGGGCACCTCGGGCATGGTGGGCGGCCAGGTCGCGGACCTGGGCGCCGAGAAGTGGCGCGGCCGCCTCTCGCGCCCGCGCGCCGCGCGCCTGCTCGAGTACATCCACCTGCACAAGACCGGCGCCCTCATCACGGCCAGCCTGGAGGCCGGGGCCATCCTGGCCAGGGCTTCCGCAGCCCAGCGCCGCGCCCTGCGCGCCTACGGCCGGGCCATCGGGCTCTCCTTCCAGGTCGCCGACGATATCCTCGACGTGGTCGGGGACAAGAAGAAATTGGGGAAAAAGGGCTCGGACGCGGCGAACCAGAAGCTCACCTACGTCTCGCTCCACGGGCTGGAGCGCGCCCGGGCCGAAGCCGCCAAATGGACCCGCCGCGCCCACGCCGCCCTGCGCCCGTTCGGCCGGCGCGCCCGGGTCCTGCACGAGCTGGCCGACTATATCGTCACGAGGGATAGATGACCATGGAACTGCTGCCCCGCATCCAGGACCCCGCGGACCTGCGCAAGCTCAAGCCGGAACAGCTGCCCCAGGTCTGCGACGAGCTGCGCGAGACCATCATCGACACCATCTCCAAGAGCGGCGGTCACCTGGGCTCTAGCCTGGGGGCCACGGAGATCATCACGGCCCTGCACTACGTCTTCCAGACCCCGCGCGACAAGGTCATCTTCGACACCGGCCACCAGAGCTACAGCCACAAGCTCCTGACCGGCCGCCGGGAGAAGTTCGCCGGCATCCGGCAGTTCGGCGGCATCTCGGGGTTCCCCAAGCGCTCCGAATCCGAGTACGACGTCTTCGGCACGGGACACGCCTCCACCGCCATCTCCGCGGCCCTGGGCGTGGCGTCCGCGCGCGACCTCAAGGGCGAGGACTTCAAGGTGGTGGCCTTGGTCGCCGACGGCTGCATGACCGGAGGCGAGGCCTACGAAGGCCTGCAGAACGCCGGCATGCTGCAGTCGGACCTGCTCGTCATCCTCAACGACAACCAGATGTTCATCTCTAAGCGCGTGGGGGCCTGGGGCACCTTCCTGACCAAGCTCCTGACGCTGGGCGCGGTGCGCGGCGCCGAGGACTCGGTCAAGAAGTTCCTGGCGCGCTTCCAGTTCTGGGGCTCCAGCATCCTGCGCGTGGCCAAGCGCGCGCGGGTCCTGCTCTTCCCGGGCATGCTCTTCGAGGAGATGGGCTTCGCCTACTTCGGCCCGGTCGACGGCCACGACGTGGTCCAGCTCGTCGAGGTCCTGCGCCACGTCAGGACCCTGCGCGGGCCGGTGCTGCTGCACTGCGTCACGAAGAAGGGCAAGGGCTACCCGTACGCGGAGAACGACGCCACCGCCTTCCACGGTCCCAGCCGCTTCGACGTGAGCACGGGGCACTTCCTCAAGAACCCCACGCCCAAGGCACCCCCGCCCAGCTACACCGCGGTCTTCGGCAAGGCGGTCGTGGAGGAGGCCCGGCGCGACCCGCGCGTGACGGCGATCACCGCGGCCATGCCCGAGGGCACGGGCCTCGACGAATTCCGCGAGGAGTTCCCACGCCGCTTCTACGACGTGGGCATCGCCGAGGCGCACGCGGTCACCTTCGCGGCGGGCCTGGCGGCCGAAGGCTACCGGCCGGTGGTCGCCCTCTACTCCAGCTTCCTTCAGCGCGGTTTCGACCAGGTGGCGCACGACGTCTGCCTGCAGAACCTGCCGGTGACCTTCGCCATCGACCGCGGCGGCCTGGTGGGCGAGGACGGCCCCACGCATCACGGGGTCTTCGACCTGGGCTTCCTGCGCCTGCTGCCCAACATCACGGTGATGGCGCCGGCGGACGAGAACGAGCTGCAGCACATGCTGCGCACCGCGCTGTCCTTGGGCACGCCGGCCGCGCTGCGCTACCCCCGAGGCCTGGGGGAGGGAGTGGCCATGGACCCGGAGCCCCAGCCCCTGCCCGTGGGCAAGGGCGTGCGTCTCAAGGACGGCTCGGCCGTGACCATCCTGGCCATCGGCGACCGCGTGCACCCCGCTCTGGCGGCCGCGCATCTGCTCGACGACCAGGGACTCTCCACGGGCGTCATCAACATGCGCTTCGTCAAGCCCCTCGACGCGGAGCTCGTGCGCCAGGCCGCGGCCGCCACGCCGCGTCTGGTCACGGTGGAGGACAACGCCCTGCCGGGCGGCTTCGGCCCCTGGAGTCCTCGCCGGCGCAGGTCCTGCGCCTGGGGATCCCGGACCACTGGGTGGAACACGGCTCCCTGGACAAGCTCTACGACCTGACGGGGATCTCATCCAAGAAAATCGCGCAGCGCGTCGCCGAGTGGCTGGGGCACAAGCCCCGCCCGGCCGGAGAGCCGGCCGGCGCAAGAAATGCCTGAGAGGTATCCGCCTATGATCACTGACGAGACCAAGACTTTGACCGAAGAAGAGTTCGCGGTGCTGACCGAGGACCAGCAGGCCGAGGCCCCGGTCGCGCCTCCCGCGGAGGAGACCGACCCCGAGAAGCTGAAGAAGATCGCGCGCAAGCCGCCCAAGGAAGGGCCGTGCAAGCGCTGCGGCCAGGACCGGCCCCTCAACCGCCTGATGCTGTGCTACCCTTGCTGGGTCAAGACCGAGCTCGAGAAGACCGGCTGGAGGGAAGGCATGCCCCACCCGGACTGGTGCCACTGCGAGGGCATCAAGGACCACCAGCGCAAGTCCGACGGGAACTGAAAGGCCTTTGTGAGGGGCGCCCGCAAAGAGGAATAGCGCGGGCGCGACTGCCGGCGCGAAGCGCCGGCAGTTCTATTTAAAGACCATCTTGCGGTAGTGCGCCAACTCCGCGATGGACTCGCGCACGTCGGCCAGGGCCTCGTGCTGCTTGGCCTTGTCGTACGCGCAGGACTTGCCCAGATACCACCGCTGCGCCAGCTCCTTGACCGTGCTGACGTCGATGGAGCGGTAGTGGAAGAAGTCATGCAGCAGCGGCATGTAGCGCACCAGGAAGCGGCGGTCCTGGCCGATGGTGTTGCCGCACAGCAGGGACTTGCCGGGCCGGCACCACCGGACCAAGAACTCCAGGGTCCGCGCCTGCGCGTCGGCCACGGTGACTGTGGACCGGCGCACGCGCTCGGTCAGGCCGGACTGGCCGTGGTGCTCCACGCACCAGGGGTCCATGCCGGCCAGGACCTCGTCCGGTTGGTGGATGGCCAGGCAGGGGCCCTCGGCCAGCTCGCGCAGATCGCTGTCCGTGACGATGGTGGCGATCTCGAGGATGGTGTCCTTTTCGGGATACAGGCCCGTCATTTCCAGATCGAGCCAGACCAGGTTCTTTTCGCTGACCATATTGTCGAGGATAACGGCCGAGGCATGATAGCAAATCTGTGCGTGAGCGCGGCCGCCCTCAGGGATCGCGTTGGCTGTCATGTGACTTAAATCACCTTGACACCGGTTTTGGGCTTCTGTTAGACTAGCTACGCAGGTACGCCGACCCGTTTACGGCAAACCAATGAGGAGGACTCAGGAAATGCAACGACTCGCAAAGTTGAGTGTTCTCGTCGCCGCCGCAGCCGTGAGCGTGGTGGTCGGCTGCTCCGCCCCGCAGAAAGCCAGCCCTATCGCCAGCAACGCGCCGGAATGGGTCAATAAGGGCTCCGGAGCCTTCAAGGACGCGCAGGGCGCCGCCGTGTT
The nucleotide sequence above comes from Elusimicrobiota bacterium. Encoded proteins:
- a CDS encoding polyprenyl synthetase family protein is translated as MNSLLNRYLESTSKRVEAVLDRLLKAKSEEPESIRKAMRYSLFAGGKRLRPGLVAAGAECCGGRAVRVLKPGAALEMIHTYALIHDDLPAMDDDDLRRGKPTSHKVFGEALAILAGDGLLTLAFETAAANARECRLSGPATAELIRVIAAGAGTSGMVGGQVADLGAEKWRGRLSRPRAARLLEYIHLHKTGALITASLEAGAILARASAAQRRALRAYGRAIGLSFQVADDILDVVGDKKKLGKKGSDAANQKLTYVSLHGLERARAEAAKWTRRAHAALRPFGRRARVLHELADYIVTRDR
- the shc gene encoding squalene--hopene cyclase, with the translated sequence MIRKMIPEWMVPRGGTFRKPKDWADNLKPDPAAAPAHPEIPHDLRQAIRKAQEAVLRLQDKEEGYWCADLKADTTIDSDTIMLYNFLGRGTSVKIRKLAAHILKEQLPCGGWPIYRNGPADISATVKAYWALKFAGFSATDERLAKARRRIRELGGIHKVNTYTKFYMAIFGQYDWRGVPTIPPELMLFPKWFYFNIYEMSSWTRAIVVPLSIVWSYQPAIPCPPHAALGELFPDSRRHIPLKDAVGAHSFLSWTTFFLLWDQGLKAMEGRGGHWIRIWALRLAEDWMLERLQDSDGLGAIYPGIVNTIMAMKCLGYPDTDPRLVEQLEELDRLELPQEGGESTEWQPCRSPVWDTAISVIALAESGMERGHPALVRAADWLMSKEIKTAGDWKVTNPAGPVGGWAFEFNNAFYPDIDDSAMVMLALRHVHLDEHTAHRREKSCLRGLNWLLSMQSKDGGWAAFDKDNNKVILTKIPFSDHNAMIDPPWADITGRVLEFLGYIGYDQSYPAVARAVRFLREEQEEDGSWFGRWGVNYIYGTWQVLRGLAAIDEDMSLPYVRRAVDWLRSVQLPDGGWGETCATYEDPSLKGKGPATPSQTAWAIMGLMAAGIYDDSVSRGVEYLVRTQRTDGTWDETEYTGTGFPKVFYLEYTMYRNYFPIHALGVYQSALGEALCEDDETAPAGAEVR
- the orn gene encoding oligoribonuclease, producing the protein MVSEKNLVWLDLEMTGLYPEKDTILEIATIVTDSDLRELAEGPCLAIHQPDEVLAGMDPWCVEHHGQSGLTERVRRSTVTVADAQARTLEFLVRWCRPGKSLLCGNTIGQDRRFLVRYMPLLHDFFHYRSIDVSTVKELAQRWYLGKSCAYDKAKQHEALADVRESIAELAHYRKMVFK
- the dxs gene encoding 1-deoxy-D-xylulose-5-phosphate synthase, whose product is MTMELLPRIQDPADLRKLKPEQLPQVCDELRETIIDTISKSGGHLGSSLGATEIITALHYVFQTPRDKVIFDTGHQSYSHKLLTGRREKFAGIRQFGGISGFPKRSESEYDVFGTGHASTAISAALGVASARDLKGEDFKVVALVADGCMTGGEAYEGLQNAGMLQSDLLVILNDNQMFISKRVGAWGTFLTKLLTLGAVRGAEDSVKKFLARFQFWGSSILRVAKRARVLLFPGMLFEEMGFAYFGPVDGHDVVQLVEVLRHVRTLRGPVLLHCVTKKGKGYPYAENDATAFHGPSRFDVSTGHFLKNPTPKAPPPSYTAVFGKAVVEEARRDPRVTAITAAMPEGTGLDEFREEFPRRFYDVGIAEAHAVTFAAGLAAEGYRPVVALYSSFLQRGFDQVAHDVCLQNLPVTFAIDRGGLVGEDGPTHHGVFDLGFLRLLPNITVMAPADENELQHMLRTALSLGTPAALRYPRGLGEGVAMDPEPQPLPVGKGVRLKDGSAVTILAIGDRVHPALAAAHLLDDQGLSTGVINMRFVKPLDAELVRQAAAATPRLVTVEDNALPGGFGPWSPRRRRSCAWGSRTTGWNTAPWTSSTT
- a CDS encoding NAD-dependent epimerase/dehydratase family protein; the encoded protein is MDKAFLTGGTGFVGANLARLLLEQGFAVKVLARQGSDRRNLDGLPVEFVSGGLLDKDALAAGCAGARYVFHVAADYRIWVPDPAEMRRVNVDGSVNVVRAAAEAGAERIVYCSSVAAIMPPDGRTAVDERSRYPGVDAVPGDYKKSKYLAELAVLELAAKGAPVVAVNPAAPIGPWDRKPTPTGKILVDFLNGRMPSYIDTGLNVVHVRDVALGHLLAARKGRVGERYILGGENLTFKGILDILSEVSGRRAPRFRTPYAVAYGFAAVDTAFSRLTGSEPRAPLDAVRMAKHYMWYDSGKAVRELGYAPVPARQALADAVAWFKANGYVRAAS
- the hpnH gene encoding adenosyl-hopene transferase HpnH — encoded protein: MPSPLALQLAVFRYILGRKLKGDKRFPLVLMLEPLFACNLECAGCGKVQFPAEVLKKRLTPEECWEAAGECGAPVISVAGGEPLIHPQIDEIVRGLVERGKYVFLCTNALLLEKNLHRFKPSAHLILSVHLDGREPVHDRIVCREGVHKTAVSAIKAAKAAGFRVMTNSTIFQGQDPAEFRLFCEELAGLGTDGIMIAPGFAYSKAKGQEMFLKKEQTRTWFREALKDWRKMGWDFNHSPFYLDFLEGKREYDCTPWGLPLRNVLGWQRPCYLFEEGGYAKTYKELLETTPWDKYGRASGHPACAHCMSHVGFEPSSVVDAFSSPKRFLELIWDFATIRGPRKAQAAYPR